The following proteins are co-located in the Poecile atricapillus isolate bPoeAtr1 chromosome 2, bPoeAtr1.hap1, whole genome shotgun sequence genome:
- the ZBTB14 gene encoding zinc finger and BTB domain-containing protein 14, with the protein MEFFISMSETIKYNDDDHKTVFLKTLNEQRLEGEFCDIAIVVEDVKFRAHRCVLAACSTYFKKLFKKLEVDSSSVIEIDFLRSDIFEEVLNYMYTAKISVKKEDVNLMMSSGQILGIRFLDKLCSQKRDVSSPEENTQSKSKYCLKMNRSMGEPNDTQDDEVEEIGDHDDSPSDVTVEGTPPSQEDGKSPTTTLRVQEAILKELGSEEVRKVNCYGQEVEPMETTESKDLGSQTPQALTFNDGISEVKDEQTPGWTTAAGDMKFEYLLYGHREHIVCQACGKTFSDEARLRKHEKLHTADRPFVCEMCTKGFTTQAHLKEHLKIHTGYKPYSCEVCGKSFIRAPDLKKHERVHSNERPFACHMCDKAFKHKSHLKDHERRHRGEKPFVCSSCTKAFAKASDLKRHENNMHSERKQVTAANSIQSETEQLQAAAMAAEAEQQLETIACS; encoded by the exons ATG GAGTTTTTCATCAGTATGTCTGAAACCATTAAATATAATGACGACGATCACAAAACTGTGTTCCTGAAAACATTGAATGAACAACGTTTGGAAGGAGAATTTTGTGACATCGCTATTGTGGTTGAAGATGTTAAGTTCAGAGCCCATAGGTGCGTGCTTGCTGCCTGCAGTACCTACttcaaaaagcttttcaaaaaacTTGAAGTTGATAGTTCATCAGTAATAGAAATAGATTTTCTTCGTTCTGATATTTTTGAGGAAGTTCTCAATTACATGTATACTGCAAAGATTTCTGTTAAAAAGGAGGATGTAAACTTGATGATGTCTTCAGGCCAGATCCTCGGTATTCGGTTTCTCGATAAACTCTGCTCTCAAAAACGTGATGTGTCTAGTCCTGAAGAAAACACACAGTCCAAGAGCAAGTACTGTCTGAAAATGAACCGTTCTATGGGGGAACCCAATGATACCCAAGATGATGAGGTGGAAGAGATTGGAGATCATGATGACAGTCCATCAGATGTGACGGTGGAAGGCACTCCCCCAAGTCAGGAAGATGGTAAGTCACCAACCACTACCCTGAGAGTGCAAGAGGCAATTCTGAAAGAGTTGGGAAGTGAAGAAGTTCGAAAAGTAAACTGCTATGGCCAAGAAGTAGAGCCTATGGAAACAACGGAATCGAAAGACTTAGGATCTCAGACCCCTCAGGCACTCACATTTAATGATGGCATAAGTGAAGTGAAAGATGAACAGACACCAGGATGGACCACAGCAGCCGGGGATATGAAGTTTGAGTACTTGCTTTATGGCCACAGGGAACACATTGTATGTCAGGCTTGTGGCAAGACCTTTTCTGATGAAGCGCGTttgagaaaacatgaaaagctACACACTGCAGACAGACCATTTGTTTGTGAAATGTGTACAAAGGGCTTCACCACACAAGCTCATTTGAAAGAACACTTGAAAATACACACAGGTTACAAGCCTTACAGTTGTGAGGTGTGTGGGAAGTCTTTCATTCGTGCACCAGATCTAAAAAAGCATGAAAGAGTTCACAGTAATGAGAGGCCATTTGCATGCCATATGTGTGATAAAGCTTTCAAGCACAAGTCCCACCTCAAAGACCATGAAAGAAGGCACCGAGGAGAGAAACCTTTTGTCTGCAGTTCCTGCACTAAAGCATTTGCTAAGGCATCTGACCTAAAACGGCATGAGAACAATATGCACAGTGAAAGAAAGCAAGTTACAGCAGCCAATTCCATCCAGAGTGAAACAGAACAGTTGCAGGCAGCAGCCATGGCTGCTGAAGCAGAGCAGCAATTAGAAACTATAGCCTGTAGTTAA